From the Rhea pennata isolate bPtePen1 chromosome 1, bPtePen1.pri, whole genome shotgun sequence genome, the window CTTGCTCTCTGAAAAACTCTgattattcatttcttctttggtGTTAATCTGTTCTTATTTGAACTTTATCAGGTCTCCATGACCTAACAAAACTTGTTGTAGTTCAATAATTCcttaaatgagattttaaaaggcaagacttcatttattcttttccGTCTTCTTAATAGTGTGTTTTTCTTGTTACCAAGTTAAACCTGAAGGGGATTCTTTCCAGAGCTGACCTTTTTGTCAGCTGACTTGAGGTGTGGGATCTGCTTTTAGTTAATATAATTTTTGAACTATGAttagcatgttaaaaaaaaaagaaagaaaagaaaaacctgtatGCTCTCCTCTTTTTTGGGGTACTGAAGCCTCAAAATACTCTAGGGtggatgttttttgttttgttttagtctgtttattcctttttctccacTAAACTAGATTAAGCAAACAAGCCTggtcagtttttcttcttccttctgacCTGGGCCAACATGGATACTTGGTGGTGttgctgtgatttctgttttttcaggagAAGGCTGACATCTTATGTTTGTATGTCATCCCCACCCCCAAATAATTGGCACACGATATAAACATCGGCCTGACTGCTCCATGAGAGCATCCCTGAAGCCCATTTTAGGAAGACAGCTGAACACAGCGTGTTTGCTCAAGCAAGATGAGGGCAATTTAAGAGTGAACAGCCTCTGACTAAGCTGACAATTAAAAACTGGATATTCTGCTTCCCCCTGGAGAGGTGTGTAGGCTAATGGAAGTGTTTCCTCTTAAAATATCTGTGGGATTCCTTTTCTTTGGATGGGTGACAGAGCACAGTGCTGACCTACCTGGGGGAGGTTGTATCCAAACATTGTTTGCAAATCTTTGTATAATGGGAGAGTTGAGTGTTGTGGTTTCGTGATATGCTTTTGTGGCTTCTCTTAATTTCAGAGACTTCCTCatgagggagggagggagggaaggaggattACTTCATTTTTTGGCAAACAGTTTAAGTTTTTATTAGGTAGGTACCTGATCCTGGCAGAGctccttttccctctgttcAGGGATAAGTGATAGGAACTGTACTGGACAGGTTATTGGCACGTATTTTGTGACCCTGAGCACCGCCACGCACCCCACTCCCCTTGAGTGAACTGAATTAAAATGGATGTGCTTTATAAGATATGTGCCTGCCAGTCGAGGGGGTAGTAAACACGGTATAGCAGCTGGTGCCGCAGCTCCCTCCGTTGttccttcttgtccttcctgTGCTTGTGCCAGCAGGACACAGTTCTCCACAGGACCACTCAGCCTCTCAGTGGGGAGGCTGGCCCTGCTGTCCTGAGCACAAACGAGCCTCTGCGCAGGCTCCTGAGCGAGTCACGGGGCTTTCCAGGTGGCGCAGTTATGTTCTAGAGGCTGGTGCAGGTGAACCGCACCAGAAGCAGCTGAGTGCTGAAGCGTAGAGAGACATTAGATAGACTGAAATAGCTCTGCCAGGGCCAGCAGTTGGCCTCCTTCATTTCAGCACTGGTACTTGGCAGCAAGGTAGGTATAACACACATGCCTATGTGCAGATAGTAGCTACGCCCCTGTTCTTTCTGGACAGGACAGGGAGACTCTTCCCCACTAGCACTTTGTGTCTTGAGGGCCAGTAGATTTGTGGTGACTTTTCTAGTCAGCATCACTACTTGGTAGTGTTTGTACAAATGTTTCCTCTGCTTTCGTTTATGAAAAAGTTAGCTGTTCACTCCAGTAGGCTAAGaattgttgcctttttttttttgtctttatctgtattttttcctctcttttcctagGTCTGCTTGGAACCAAATCCTGTCTATGTGTTTGTCACTCTGTCTCTTTTAATACACTGCCCTGACTTGCTTGCTGTGAAGGGAGTATGCATCTGGAGATCAAAGTTGCTCTTAACTTCATCATCTCATACCTGTACAACAAGCTTCCTCGGAGGCGGGCAGACCTGTTTGGTGAGGAGCTAGAGCGCctgctgaagaagaaatatgagGGTCACTGGTACCCAGAGAAGCCTCTGAAAGGATCTGGCTATCGCTGTGTCCATATAGGGGAGACCGTGGATCCGGTGGTGGAGCTGGCGGCCAAGCGGAGTGGGCTGGCCGTGGAAGATGTGCGTGCCAATGTGCCAGAAGAGCTGAGTGTCTGGATTGATCCTTTTGAGGTTTCCTACCAGATTGGCGAGAAGGGCTCTGTTAAAGTCTTGTACCTGGATGACAGTGAGGGCTGCAGCGCAGCAGAGCTGGACAAAGAAATCAAGAGCAGCTTCAACCCTGATGCCCAGGTATTCGTCCCCATTGGCAGCCAGGACAACTCACTGTCCAACTCTCCGTCCCCCTCCTTTGGCCAGTCACCTAGCCCCACCTTCATccctcgctctgcccagcccatCACTTTCACTACTGCCACGTTTGCTGCCACAAAGTTTGGCTCTACCAAGATGAAGAAgggtggaggagctggaggagggggTGGCGGAGCAGGGGCTGCACAGCAGCCGAGGATGGTCAGGTCTCCCACTAACAACCTGCTGAAGCACAAGGGCCTCTCCCTGTCTATGCACTCTCTGAACTTCATCGGGAGCGCTGGGAGCCAAGCGCCACAGTCGCAGCTCTCCCCCAATGCCAAGGAGTTCGTTTACAGTGGTGGGTCACCAGGAGCCAGTAGCCTGTTCTTCGATGGTGTTGCCAGTGAGAGCCAGGCCAGCAACATCCCACCGGCATCGCAGTTCAACACCGGCAGCGGGGGTACCTTTGATATGGCTCAGGTCTTCGGTGGCAACACCAACAGCCTCTTTTTGGAGAAGTCTCCCTTCGTGGAAGGACTCAGCTACAACCTGAATGCCATGCAGTATCCCAACCAGTCGTTCCAGCCTGTCGTCCTGGCCAACTGAACACAAGGAAGGAGAGTATTTGGGGTGGGGAGGGTGGGAGGGGGAaacaagaactaaaaaaaaaaaagagggagagaaaagaaaaatagaaatatacagaaaatattcaaatcTTATAAATATAGCTTCTTGGAAAAAGAGAGAGCCCAGTGTTGTTGCGCTGTGCTGGCAACGCTCCTGAAGCACTGACTTGTTTTTTAACTCAGTCCCTGTGCTTTTTTCCTACTCACTTTTTTACTCCTTTAATGAGtcttgggttttttggtttgcGTTCACCtttcccctgccccagcccagGAGTGGTGCAAACATAGGTCACGATGCTCCTGCCTAACTGCACTCTTCCCAGCACTGGACAGTTGATCCTTCTACCTGGGTGTAGAGATGGCTTTGTTCTGGGCTGTGTCCCCAGACACCTACTGCCTTGCTGGAGGctgggggaggaaaagggacAGGATGAGTCAGTGTTGGCGGAGGTGCATGCTCTTCTTGAGTGCTAGCCAGAAATGGGTGAGTGGGCTTGCTTTTCTGTTACGGCTCTGCGTTCTGAGTGTAGACCGAGAGCATCTACCCTGCCCACTGGCTGAGACTGCTGTGCTGTTGCTTGAAGCTCCACAGACCGGGCTGGCATCAGCTGTTCTGTTTGTATGCTGAAAAGCACTAACTCTTTTTTTACCGTCTCCCAGCAAATAGCAGGGAGGCCAGAGCATTACTGTGAAATGGCTTCTTCCTGCTCCCCTCCTCATCTGCACTTCCAGCCATGGAGggaagctgcagaagagcagcacTTTGGACTACGTGACTCTGGTTATAATCCCCTTCTGCATGTGAGCAAAAAGAGGCCTTTTCGTGGCTTCTTTGGGCCAGGTGGTTGGTTCAGATGACAACCCTGTGGTGTAAAAACACTACGCGCGTGTCGCTGCTGTGTGTGGGAGGTGGTGCTGAGCCAGGCAGCTGCACTTGGATCCTGCCCCCACTTTGTGTACTTCCTCCGCACCAGCAAGGGCAGCATCCACTGATGGTCATTTGGGGCAATCTTCTGAGTTGGCGTTCTCATTCCCTGCTGTGGATTACCTTTTTAATCTTTGAGAGggaattcctttctttttagttaGAGAGGCAGCACTGCttttggggaggagaaagggctATGTTGTTGAAGCTGTTCTCTTGAATGATAGCCTAAGGGTTTGTGCTTTCAGTTAGGAATAAATCTGACTAAATCCCCTCTTCTGCCCTTCTGGAGGAGTGGGAGGAGGTGGCTGATCTGGTGCAGAAGGGAAGCGCCTAGTGTAAATTCGTCATTCCAACCAGATCATGTCGGTGCAGATGGTGGCAGGCTTACTGCAGGGCAGGGACGGACGCTCTGAAGCTGAGCGGGTGTCCGCATGTGTGAACCTACAGCGGGAGAGCCAGAATCTGGGAATGCCCCTGCAGCTTTTTCTGAGGctgatgtgctgcagcaggctAGTAATGGCTTTTCAGCTAGGTCACTTCTGTGCCCGGAGCCCACCTGCAGGAGGAAGTGTGGAGGGCCTCTTTCTGCCCAGGCTGGGCTGGTGGCTCCCTCGATGGGAAGGAGTCTTCCTTGGAGGCTGTTGTGAGAGTATGGAAGAGTGCAAAGAGGAGTGAGACAGAGATGAGGCTCCAAGAagttctttgttttgtgttttttaaatctttctgctGCCTCCCAAGTGTGGGGCTTTGGTTTTCTTCTAAGCATGTCTCTGGAGCACCTTCAGAAACCTGCTTCTGCTTATCTGTTGAAAGCTAGTAAGCTCTTTCCAGGCATCCCTCCTTCAGGGGAGGGGAACTCAtgctttcccctctctcttccctgaAGCTGAGATAGAGGCGCTCCGACCCTCTTGTACTTGTGTTGCCAATGAGCCTTCGCAGGGGAAAGGAGATGTCCCGGGGAGACTGCCGCTACCCATATCTCATTAAGGAGAATTTCCAGTGTGCCCCTTTTCCTCGCTGGGCGACTGGAAGAGGCCTGGTCCCAACCTTGTGCCCAGCATCGGTTCCCGAGCAGGCTGCTTGCTGCTGTCAAGCCATGACCAACACAGCAGGTGGGTGAGGAGAGCGGAGCCCGGGGAGCTTCCCTCAAACTGGCGTCTGCAGCCTCAAACCCTGCAGGTTTCCAAGCTAGGACGAGTTGCCCAGGAGTAGTTGAactgattcccccccccccgcctttaaCCCCGTTACCGATGTTACCACTGCCACCCAATCCTTCCTCCGCAGGAGTTTGCTGCTGATGGCCAGCCAGCGTGCCGCGCTGGACCGAGGAGCGCTCGGCCTGCGGTCGCGGGGTCCCAGCTGGCATCCTGGCTCAGGCGCCTCCATTCCTTCCACCGCTCCCACATCTCCTGGCAAAGCCTTCTGTGAACCGCTGCAGTGGGACAGTGTTGCCCTCCTCAGGGgtaggaaggggggggggaggtgggatGCCCCCAGCCACCTGCTTATGTGTGTGAAGCTTTGATGCCGCTTTGCCCTGCCACACGTATTAtacctgctttaaaaatagtgtgcgtggaaggaggaaaaggggagggaCCAACCTCTTTGtatcttaaaggaaaaaagcgTGCTTCAGAAACGTTCCTCCAGCGTCAGGCAGCAATGGAAACTAACGGCCTTTTGGGGTCTTTTCTAGTCTTGGATGTAGACGTTCagcttcaattttattttttaaaacctgcACTAATTTACCTGGTTTCttaggaagagaagagagattttttttttaacttttattttttatgggtttgtgttctttttgttGATGTCCGTTTGTATTGAATAATTTGCtacatttgtaaaatgtaagaggtatatataatatatgtatatttctaacgtaaaaaaattgtaatttttttcttttcaagattttttcttaaaaagaggagagaaaaatattttttcaggaaaaaaactttaaaaaaaagaagcagtgaAGATTCCTTTCTCCCCACTCagcctccctcctttccctcccagcCCTCTCTGAGGAGTGAATTGACAGTCGTCTTGTGGAGAGAATGAGTGAAAGAGGACAGAAGTCTGTATGTCTCTGAGTGGAGGGTTTCTGTGTGTGCTCTGCTTGGGTTTCTTTCCAAGAAGGGGGCTACTGAGAGGGGGAACCAGGAGgttgctgtctttttttctttctttttttttttttttctttagcgAAGGAGGAATACAATCAGAGTTTTGTATTCAGAATGTTGTGCAATATTTTGGAACGGGACATTGGTGTGTCTAGAGatttagttaaaaacaaaaacaaaaaaggttgATCAAATCTGTACAGTTTCTATTgttccagatttttttaagtttgtatTAAAAGCATGATACAATAATTGGTTGTTGTGTATTGTGTGCTCGGTGGGGAGAGAACACCTCTGTTGGGCCTCTCCCCGAGAGTAGGCAGTGGTGCTGGTGAAGCGGGAGCGGgcttccttccctcctgccttcGGGGGAGCCGCTGCTTGGTGCCTTCCTCTTCCGTGTGAAACCACCGGTCTGTAGCGTGTTCGCGCTCGGCGGCGGTTTCCCTGTGCTCGGGGCAGCCCAGGGGTGCCGGGGCGCTGAGCAACACGGCGGCGGTGTCTTTCTGACCTCTCCCGCCGCCAAGAATAGCAGTGGCGTAGGAAGAAGGCGGTCTGCCTTGCCTTCCAGGGGCAAAGCCGTGATTCAGCTCCCTGGAGCGAGGCAGGGAGCTGGCTTTCCTTCCCGGGAGGAGAGGCAACGTGATACTTTGCCTTCAGCTCTTGGTGCTTCAGGGACCTTCAGCAGAGCAACACCAGAGCTCCTAAAATAGCAGCCTACCTGCAGCATCTCGTCCCAAATAAAATAGtttgcctgcagctgctgcctggttCCCTTTTGACCAGGCCTGGCTAGCTGTAGTCAAAGCCTTCTCGAGCAGTGGTTGCTATGGAGGAGGTGCTGCTTATgtcttattttcccttttcctcctccccccccctcccccggccaGGCTCCAGGAGCTGAAACCCAACTTGGGTTTATCCTTGGGCTATTTTGGGTGCCTTCAGAGTAAAGGAAGCCTCTGGAGCAGCATGTGCTGGCTGTGTCCTCCCTGCTTTTTCATCCTAGATGGCTTCTCGTAGCAGGGTGGCCTTGAGCACGGATATGAGAACACATGAAGGGTGATGATGGTCTAGcattttgtcttgcttttatCCCTCATTGCTCGAGTTTAATAATTTTTTCAAGGGGTGCTGCCTCTTTCTATTGAAAAGGGGTGAAAACAGTTCTGTGCTGAGAAAGATGCTTACAAGCTTCTTAGCacaggacacatctttccttccctctgcttctCAAGTGCCACAGCTACCCCAAGCCGTAACAGCCTAGCCGTGTTCCTGCCTGCCTTCTGCTCCAGGAGTGGGTTGAGATCCCTACGCTGCCTCCTCAAAAAGCTGTATGAAGTCgcttattaaaatgtatttgaggAAACTAAATGTGGAGCTGGCTTTTGCTAGCATCCTTTCTTGCAGCCCCTCTAGCCTGAATTTCTTCCTGGAAGAGCTCGTGTTGCTTGCCCTTGGATTTCCAAGCCCTaggagctgggctgctgctCATGCATGCTGCATGCCATGTGACTGTCACACTCTGCTAAgcaacaaaactattttttcccctttgtgtCTCAACCCCCTTGTAATCATTTATCTAAAGCATGCACAAACTCTTGCCCTTAGACACGtttctggaaatggaaaatcaaGGCTGAGCGTGTGCCTTGCTGATCCTTGCCCTGCATTTGCTTGGCTCTGGCGCAGCGGGACGCAGAGCCTTTCCCTTTTTGGGCACAGGTAAGCTGAGGGGTAGGTCTGGAGTTGGTTTACAGCTGATAGCTGCGCAGCGTGGGCATGCATCGGGGGAAAGGCTTAGCATCGCCTTATTTCTAGTCAGATACATGGCCCTGCGTTGGCGAGACAGCAAGCTGTGGGGAGGTGAAGTGCCCCTTCCCTCCTTAAAGCAGTCCTCCTGTGTCAGCAGAAGCTGGGAAGGAAGTAGGGCAGGGAGCTCTTTGGAGAGGGTGAGGGCTTTGCCCACCTTCAGAGGCGGCTGCCGCCGAAAGGCCGTGCCAGAGCCCAGCGCTCGGACCAGGGGTGGTGCCCGGGGTGGGGCGTGGGAATAATTGCTGCGTTTGACACCAGGTTTGGGCAAGTGACCAAGTTGGTCCCCAAACAGGGTACGCCAGCAAGGCATGGTAACAAGATGGGACTTGTCTCCTGAAGCCACCGGGTCCTTTTCTTCCAAGCAGGGGCGTGGGGTGTTGTTGAGACGCTCGTCACAGGGGACTCCGTTATTAAGAAGGAAACTTGCAACTTGAGTCATTGAGCAGGCGGGGGCTCCCACCTGCAAGGAGGAGACAGCTTTGGTAAAAAATGCCTTGCGCTTTTCAGTCTGTGAAAGCAGCAATTTTTGACACGAATCGGGCTGTTCTGGGGGATGGAGGAGGCTGGGGCCTGCAGGAAAGCCTGATGCAAGCATGAAAAGCAGGCTCCAAGATAGCTGCGCTGTGGATTTTATCATAAACACAAGCCCAGCAAAACAACCCAAGTTTGCTCTGGCAGAAGAGAGCGTCTCGCTGCCCCGGAGCCTCTCGGAGATTTGGATTATCGGGGTTGAACGACGCACTGCCCGGGCGGCGTTAACAGCAGGTGCCTCCCACGCCCCGGCTCTCACCAGCCTGCCGGAACCTGGACGTGGAAAAGCACCGCTTGGAGGGGAGCTGGGCACCCGCTGAGCCCTTGGCCTCCCCGGAGGCCCGCGCGTGCTCCCCGCCGGCGCCACCTGCTTCCCGCGGCAGCTGGCCAGCACGGCGCGCGGCCCTCGGGAAGACTGCGCTGCGGGGCATCGctcccccttccttccttcccgTCGTGTCTCTCGACCGTGCCGTGGGCTTGGCCTGGCCGGTTCCCGCTGCCGGCGGGGTGCTTTTCCAAGCTCTTCTTGGTGTTCCCCCGCAGACACGAAGCAACAGCCAGCTCTCTCCAGCGGGCTCTATCTGCCTTCCGAAGTGAGAGTGCGAATGGAAGCCAAGGGACAAAGCCTGGCCAAGGTTAGCGGTGTGTGAAACCTTTCGCTGTGCAGCTTTCCTTTGGTTTCTGTGGCTGGGCTCCAATTTAAACACGGAGCCTGGAACACGCTTGCCTTGACCCTTTCAGGGTTATTCTCTCACTGCTCCCCACCGCTGCAAGCGCTCCCCTGCGCGTGCGCCCTCCCGTGAGCACGGCCCCTTCGCCTCAGGGAACCTCgtgtgcttttttaaaaactgccgAAGAATTTGCCTTTTATTCCTGCCTCCCCAAACACACACCGTTGAAGCTTAATGCTCTGCTAGTGTGAATGCTGCTTTGTATCTTTACTGGGCAAGGAAGGTTCTCTGGGTAACAGTGAATTTGTGCATGGCCGCAGCCAACAACAAGAATGACTTTACCATGGTAAGGGTGCATGTCAGAGGGGGACATGTTATTTTTACCCCAAGGAACCCATCACCCGCAGAGGCACAGCAGAGGGTTAGAAAAATGAGATGTCTGTGAAGATGATTTAGGGCCAAATTTCACTTTGCCTTTAGGCAGAGAAGGGACAGGTACAGCCGGAAGCCTGGGGGAGCTCATCGCTTCTTCGCCGAATGGTAAGGAACTGAGTCCTGTCCATGTGTTACTCTGCAGCTGATGAGGCACAGCTGGGTGGATTTGGGGGTGATTTTTGTTGGTCTTGCTCAGCCTGCCATGCTCGTGGTGCAGCGTCACTGCTGAAGGAAGCAGGTTCCCTGTAAGGGAATGTGTCCCTCCCACCCTGCAGGGTGTTTCCATCAAGGACAAAGTTTTCCTTGCAATGATCAGCCAGTGACAGCTTGCAGAAGGTGTGCTAGGGcttccatttaaagaaaaaacaaaacaaaacaagaaaaaggcaTACAAGCTAGCATGTAGCAAGGGCAGCAGGCAGTGTTGCTGCAGCTCTCCTGATGACTGCAGCAGGAAGCCCTTCCTCCGTTCGCCTCGCTTTGCCTGCAGAGCATGGTAAATTCACGCAGGGGCCAACTGAAGCTGTTCTCAGCCATGCGCATTGCTGGGTTTCCTGATATTCTTGTGTTCAGCTGTGCCATGACCAGCGCATATCACTGTAGGCTTCGGCACGCCGTTGCACGGCTGTTAACTCCAGCGGTTAATAAGGGCTTTCGGGGCGCTTTGGCAAAGTCTGTAGAAAGCCGGGCCCCGTTCCTCCTCTCAGCCCACGCCGGAGAGCTCTGCAGGGAGAGCTCTCACCCAGcctctgcccagggctgaggaTCTTATACCATGCCTGCCCTGGGATGCTGCGGGCACAGCTTCTGCAGGCCTGGCGTGGTAACAACCTGAATTGCCTGGGAGTGAGAAACTGGGGAGGTGAATAAGGAATGCCCTGCAAGCAAGGAAATGCCAAGAGCCAGATCTGATCTTCCCTTCCTGGTGGCTTTTGCCAttcctgctgagctgcactgGCACCAATGGAGAGaggttttgcttatttttccacCTCAACTACCCACCTGCTAACAGCAGTCCTGTTGCAACAGCCCAAGCGGTGGTGCTGGCGTGATACATGGTGCAGCCTGGGGGCTCAGGGGGCACGCAGGAGACCCACAGCGCAATCCCTGAGAGGCCTTGTCTGCAGGAAGAGCTCTCGGGTTTGCACCCTCGCAGGGACAGGTTGGCAGCACAGCTGGTAGCATGGAGGGAAACGaacagcacaggctgcctctCCCCAGTTCAGACTGGTCCAAGGACAGCGGCTCTCAGCTTTGCAGTGAGGGCGGTGAGTCAGGGCAGTGTCACTGTCCCCATGACAGACATGGAGATGGGGAGGAGCCACGATGCAGCCATGGGGAGCAGGAGCGAGCGGCTCAGTTGGGAGCCGTCCACCCTTCCTGCTACCTCAGGCATTTCCCCACCAGTGCTGTAAGCTGCCTGTaacaggggaaaggaaaaggcgTGGGGGGCACCGGCTGGAGACAGGCTCAAcaagagctgtgtcctggccaCCGTGTCACCCATCGGCCACCGGGGAGCTGCTCCCAGCCCGCGTTTACCCCCCACCGTCGGCACTGACGCATCCTCCCACGGGGATGAGGACATAGCAGTCCTGCCAAGGggtgagcagcagctggggacGACCTTGGCCTCAAGGCAACCATATGGTACCCGGGGAGTCACATAGTTGGGGAAGCAAGTGAGAATGGAAAGGGCTTGACAAATCCAGATTAAAAATAGGATCCAGTCAAACAAACCTCTTGAACCCAGCAAGAGGAGATGGGATGTGGCACTCCAAGGCTCAGCCAAAGGTGTCCCACACTGCGGAGTAAAGCAGTTGCAATATGTAATCAATCACTTTTGGACAGGGCATTGAAAACTATAACCTACATCCTAAGTGTTAGTGTGTCAGGACAAGGAACCACAAGTTTCTGATTTTTAGAAACATAAGCAAAGAAACTCTCCAATACTTAACACCCTAAATCACAGCACAGATCACGCTTAGAAAACCACACAAGAGATAGCTCCTGAACTGGAAACTTGGCCATGAGACTAACTAGTCAATACAAAATCGTCACAGAAAGagtattttattctaaaaagaaattatttttaaccttaGGGGGAGATATTCTCCCCTCCAAAGGCCCAGTGCTCTTCCTCCCCatgaaaatactgcttctgGGAATTTTTTGCCCTGTCAGTGCACGTAGGAGGAAAGCTTCTCAAAGTCGATGGTTACAGAGGTGACTGCAGGAACTTCAATAACTCCACAGCAAGCAAAGAATAGTATACCATCTAACCGACACATACTCCCTGAAAGCCTGATCAGACCAGTATTTATTGCAGGAGGAATAAACATGGCCAGTGACCGTAGCTCTTTGTCATACAGACATTAAACACGCAGGAAATGTCAAAGTCATGGAGATCTTCCTGCTGTATAGactttgtcagaaaaaaaaacttcaggcCTCCCACTTTGCAccttaaaatgcaataaaaggACCTAATCGAGTCCATCCAAAGTAcgatacaaataaaaaaaaccacacaagcTGAGACCTTcaaccacaagaaaaaaaaaagagtaaatacaggctacaagcacaaactgaaccTTTTCAACACCCGCTTCAGCAAGGCAGCCGCCCCACGAGCGCTGTCCCGGGGCGCAGGACGTCCCTGGCCGCACCGGGACGAAGCGCTCCCGGAGTGTCACTGACCCGGGCAGTCGCTCTCCCAGGACAGTTAGAGCGAGCACAAAACGGCCGCCACGCACGGCTCCTTCGGGGCTGTGGGGGAGGCCGAGAGCAAACACTGGTGTTGCATAAAATCCCCTCCAAAACGGCCATGACCGACTGGATAACGCAGGCGCCGAGCAAACTGGAGCCGGGGCGACGCGTGCGCTCGCTCCAGAAGAGCGGCGGCGACTGAGCACACGAGCCCCGCAGGCCCTCGACGCCCTCCGCGGGCGCCGCCAGCCGCCTCCGCACccccgggcggccgcgctcggCAGCCCCCGCGTGTCCCGCGTGTCCCCACAGAGGGTGTGCGCGACGCGAGAGGGCGTAACACGCGGGCTCCGGCGGCGCGCGAGCGGCGCGGCCTCTGCCCCACACGgcgtgggggggaggggagggggcgggcgggaggcctCGCGAGCGCGCGGTGACGTCACGCCGCGGGCAGCCGCCCGCTCCGCCAAGGGGGCGGGGCAGCCGCGGCCTCAGACGGGCCTATAAATAACGCCGTGACGTCAGCGCAGCGGGGTCAGCCGTTGGTATGccggccgttggcggcggcggTTAACCGTCGGCGCGCCGGTgtccccgcggccgggcggggggcgggtcTTCCCTGAGGGCCGCCGTGGGCAGCGCGGCTGCCGGGGTGGGGGACCATGAGTTGCTGGCAGCTCCCGGGTCGCTCGGAGGCCTGCGCCCCTGGCGCCTGCTTTCCAGCTCGGTAGCAGGGTTCCTCTAGTGAGGCCCTGACTCAACGTGGAAACGGTGTTTCTCTCCCTGCTGTCCACTCATAACGGAAACCCAAACTAATGCCTCTCCAGCCGGAATCACCTCTAAGAGACAGGTTCACTGAGTGCGGGAAGCACACTGAGTTGGGGGTATGTTAGGTGGGTACTGCAGAAATACCCGGAGCACCCACACGTTCGCTACAGAGTTTGTTTGCAAGTTCCTAGCCATGCTCTGGATCACTGCAGGAGCTGTGTAGTAAATCCTGCTGCTGATTTGGCGTGAACTGTTAGCCAAAATCCAGTGCCTTTGCTCTGTTACATCTGCTTGAATGATGATCGGTTTTAGGAGTCATGCTACATCTTTGTAGTTCTGGCTGCTTGCAAGCCGGGATCAAAATGCTGCAGGACCAAGAGCCTTTGGCCAGGGACCCAACACCACcacccccaccaaaaaaaaaaaaaaaaaaaaagaaaaagaaaaccattccATGACTAAAGCACCATGTCTACTTTCTGCCACTATCTCTCGCATAACTCTTGCTGCCTGGCCTCCTTTGCATGTCCACCTGTAGCCTGCATTTTGCAGTCACTTTTAGATATGTGCAATTGTAGCCATAAATCTAAACTGGAACAAATTTTAGAGCTGCTAGGTGTCAGCAGAGAGGCCCAGAAGAACGCTGGCCTCCTGCCCTTATTTCTGTCCAGTTCTTTCTAGCTGGGGCATATGGAAGGAGCAAAAGGACAAGCTGCTTCCTTGGACTGCACCTGCCT encodes:
- the TOB2 gene encoding protein Tob2, whose protein sequence is MHLEIKVALNFIISYLYNKLPRRRADLFGEELERLLKKKYEGHWYPEKPLKGSGYRCVHIGETVDPVVELAAKRSGLAVEDVRANVPEELSVWIDPFEVSYQIGEKGSVKVLYLDDSEGCSAAELDKEIKSSFNPDAQVFVPIGSQDNSLSNSPSPSFGQSPSPTFIPRSAQPITFTTATFAATKFGSTKMKKGGGAGGGGGGAGAAQQPRMVRSPTNNLLKHKGLSLSMHSLNFIGSAGSQAPQSQLSPNAKEFVYSGGSPGASSLFFDGVASESQASNIPPASQFNTGSGGTFDMAQVFGGNTNSLFLEKSPFVEGLSYNLNAMQYPNQSFQPVVLAN